A section of the Prochlorococcus marinus XMU1402 genome encodes:
- the urtB gene encoding urea ABC transporter permease subunit UrtB yields MELLLDSLFNGVAIGSVLLVAALGLAIVFGLMGVINLAHGELMMLGAYTTYVTQLIFKLPILKPFYNSYIIVSIFLAFIVSGVVGILLEKTIIRKLYGSPLETLLATWGVSLILQQFVRSVPLSYGTGLVISLIIGLFLPTTFPSKIKESINFKYFKFSTWILAALTGVLTGGIISSSVSKLSRASARNVDVTAPSWMRGQVEIIGTAFPKTRLMIIVITLISVIAITLFLNQSAWGMRIRAVTQNRQMSDCLGISTEKVDIITFGIGSGLAGVAGVAVSLLGSVGPNVGGNYIVGCFMVVVLGGVGNLLGTVFASFGIGIMTDLIGAGRLLSIWPDMPLPLSNTINFFATTSMARVMIFALIVIFLQFKPTGLFPQKGRMVEN; encoded by the coding sequence TTGGAGTTACTTCTCGATAGTCTTTTTAATGGTGTTGCGATCGGATCTGTACTACTTGTTGCTGCATTAGGTCTTGCAATTGTTTTTGGTCTTATGGGTGTAATTAATCTTGCCCATGGAGAACTTATGATGCTTGGGGCTTATACAACATACGTAACACAATTAATTTTCAAATTACCTATATTAAAACCTTTTTACAATTCGTACATAATAGTTTCTATTTTCCTTGCTTTTATTGTTAGTGGAGTTGTAGGTATTCTTCTTGAAAAAACTATAATAAGAAAGCTTTATGGAAGTCCACTAGAAACACTTCTCGCTACATGGGGAGTAAGCTTAATTCTTCAACAATTTGTAAGAAGTGTACCTTTATCTTATGGGACTGGTCTAGTTATAAGTCTGATAATTGGTTTATTCTTACCAACAACCTTTCCTTCGAAAATAAAAGAATCAATAAACTTCAAATATTTTAAATTTAGTACTTGGATATTAGCAGCTTTAACTGGGGTCCTTACAGGTGGCATAATCTCATCCTCTGTCAGCAAACTTAGTAGAGCAAGCGCTCGAAATGTTGATGTAACAGCACCCTCATGGATGAGAGGTCAAGTAGAAATTATTGGTACTGCATTTCCTAAAACAAGATTGATGATAATTGTCATTACTCTTATCTCTGTTATTGCAATAACATTATTTCTTAATCAAAGTGCTTGGGGGATGCGTATAAGAGCAGTTACTCAGAACCGACAAATGAGTGATTGCCTTGGTATATCTACTGAAAAGGTGGATATAATTACTTTTGGAATTGGATCTGGCCTAGCAGGAGTAGCTGGGGTAGCAGTATCTCTTTTGGGTTCTGTAGGACCAAATGTGGGCGGAAACTATATTGTTGGTTGTTTTATGGTTGTAGTGCTGGGAGGAGTAGGAAATTTATTAGGAACAGTATTTGCTTCATTTGGAATAGGAATAATGACTGATTTAATTGGTGCTGGAAGACTCTTATCAATATGGCCAGATATGCCTTTACCTTTATCAAACACAATCAACTTTTTTGCAACCACTAGTATGGCAAGAGTAATGATATTTGCACTTATTGTTATATTCTTACAATTTAAACCTACAGGTTTATTTCCCCAAAAAGGAAGGATGGTTGAAAACTAA
- the urtA gene encoding urea ABC transporter substrate-binding protein encodes MRISRRILAGLATASLAVTATSCGGGGTSGSFDDTVTVGILHSLSGTMAISESTLVDTEKMAIEEINAAGGVTVGGKSYKIEYIVEDGASDWPTFAEKSKKLIDQDGVPVVFGGWTSASRKAMLPVYESKDAFLYYPIQYEAQECSNNIFYTGATPNQQSEPATDFMYKRSPAAGGDFFLVGSDYVFPRTSNTITKAQVKQLGGKVVGEDYLPLGNTEVAPIISKIKKALPEGGIIINTLNGDQNVAFFKQIQDAGITPSSGYYVMNYSIAEEEISTIGPEFLEGHYGAWNYMMSIDTPASKKFAKSFKKRWGADRVVADPQESAYNMVYLWKQAVEDAGTFDDNAVREALVGQKFDAPQGPVEVMPNHHLSQTVRIGQINAEGGFTILEETGVVLPQAWNQKHPSSKGFACDWTDPSKGEKYKL; translated from the coding sequence ATGAGAATTTCAAGGCGTATTTTGGCAGGATTAGCTACTGCCTCACTTGCTGTCACAGCAACTTCATGCGGTGGAGGTGGAACCTCCGGAAGTTTCGACGACACAGTAACCGTTGGTATTTTGCATTCTTTATCTGGAACAATGGCAATTTCTGAATCAACCCTTGTTGATACTGAAAAAATGGCCATTGAAGAGATAAACGCTGCTGGAGGTGTAACAGTTGGCGGTAAAAGCTACAAAATAGAATACATAGTAGAAGATGGTGCATCTGACTGGCCTACTTTTGCTGAAAAATCTAAGAAACTTATAGACCAAGACGGAGTTCCTGTCGTATTTGGTGGATGGACATCTGCTAGTAGAAAGGCAATGTTACCAGTCTACGAATCAAAGGATGCTTTCCTTTACTACCCAATTCAATATGAAGCTCAAGAATGTTCTAACAACATTTTCTATACAGGAGCCACACCAAACCAACAGTCAGAACCAGCTACAGATTTCATGTATAAGCGTTCTCCCGCAGCTGGTGGAGATTTCTTCCTTGTAGGTTCTGATTATGTTTTCCCAAGAACTTCCAACACAATTACAAAAGCTCAAGTAAAACAATTAGGAGGTAAAGTTGTTGGTGAAGATTACCTTCCATTAGGAAATACTGAAGTTGCTCCAATTATCTCAAAAATAAAAAAGGCGCTTCCTGAAGGTGGAATAATCATTAATACACTCAATGGTGACCAAAACGTTGCATTCTTCAAACAGATTCAAGACGCAGGTATCACTCCTTCAAGTGGTTACTACGTAATGAATTACTCTATTGCTGAAGAAGAGATTAGTACAATTGGTCCTGAGTTCCTTGAAGGTCACTACGGCGCTTGGAACTATATGATGTCAATTGATACTCCTGCATCTAAGAAATTTGCTAAGAGTTTCAAGAAGAGATGGGGAGCAGATCGAGTTGTAGCTGACCCTCAAGAATCAGCATATAACATGGTTTATCTATGGAAGCAGGCAGTTGAAGATGCTGGCACATTTGACGATAATGCAGTAAGGGAAGCTTTGGTTGGACAAAAATTTGATGCGCCACAAGGACCGGTCGAAGTGATGCCTAATCACCACTTATCTCAAACAGTGAGAATTGGCCAGATTAATGCCGAGGGTGGATTTACAATTCTCGAAGAGACAGGAGTTGTTCTACCTCAAGCATGGAACCAAAAACATCCAAGTTCAAAAGGATTTGCATGCGATTGGACAGATCCTTCAAAAGGAGAAAAGTATAAGCTTTAA
- the ureG gene encoding urease accessory protein UreG codes for MSSKLRVGVAGPVGSGKTALVETLCLGLKKNYEIAVVTNDIYTKEDANFLINKKVLEEGRIIGVETGGCPHTAIREDCSLNKNAVVDLENKYNPLDFVFVESGGDNLASSFSPELVDLSIYVIDVSAGDKIPRKGGPGITRSDLLLINKIDLADMVGADLNIMKSDTEFMRKGKPWFFTNLSKGIGVEEITHFLESHIPNNRN; via the coding sequence ATGAGCAGCAAATTAAGAGTAGGAGTAGCTGGGCCTGTAGGTTCAGGAAAAACTGCATTAGTAGAGACTCTTTGCTTAGGCTTGAAAAAAAATTATGAGATCGCAGTTGTCACCAATGATATTTACACCAAAGAAGATGCTAACTTTCTAATAAATAAAAAAGTTTTAGAAGAGGGAAGGATTATTGGTGTAGAAACAGGAGGTTGTCCTCATACAGCGATAAGAGAAGATTGTTCTTTAAATAAAAATGCAGTGGTAGATTTAGAAAACAAATATAATCCTTTAGATTTTGTTTTTGTAGAGAGTGGAGGTGATAATTTAGCATCTAGTTTTAGTCCAGAACTTGTAGATTTATCAATATATGTGATTGATGTATCTGCTGGAGACAAAATTCCTAGAAAAGGGGGGCCAGGGATAACAAGGTCAGATTTATTATTAATAAACAAAATTGACTTAGCAGATATGGTTGGTGCAGATTTAAATATTATGAAAAGTGATACTGAATTTATGAGAAAAGGAAAACCATGGTTTTTTACCAACCTAAGTAAAGGTATTGGAGTTGAAGAAATAACTCATTTTTTAGAGTCACATATACCCAACAATCGAAACTAG
- a CDS encoding urease accessory protein UreF, whose protein sequence is MIKSHLLKYLLISPNLPVGGFCYSEGLESYLNNKNLKDSNSVKELIINELKIGQIKLDAKLLLDFFDIFYELNQGVNLKSNLHKLLSLDKWILSSKDSVEMREQQNQMAKSLFDLSKEFGFEYLYKKNKKNSWPLAWSWACYCFEIAKLEMVENFFYAWSANQLSAALRIIPIGSTKAQLIQRDLLTIISKVSKEIMDKKIDDLYFGNVGLAMAQQKHNDLYTKLFRN, encoded by the coding sequence ATGATTAAAAGTCACTTATTAAAGTATTTATTAATAAGCCCCAACTTACCAGTTGGAGGATTTTGTTATTCCGAGGGATTGGAGAGTTACTTAAATAATAAAAATTTGAAAGATTCAAATTCAGTAAAAGAATTAATCATAAATGAACTTAAAATTGGTCAGATTAAACTAGATGCAAAACTATTATTAGATTTTTTTGATATTTTCTATGAGCTAAACCAAGGCGTAAATTTAAAAAGTAATTTGCATAAGCTATTGAGTTTGGATAAATGGATCCTCTCATCAAAAGACTCGGTCGAAATGAGAGAACAACAAAATCAAATGGCAAAATCTCTCTTTGATTTAAGCAAAGAATTTGGATTTGAATATCTATATAAAAAAAATAAAAAAAATTCATGGCCTTTAGCGTGGAGTTGGGCTTGTTATTGTTTTGAAATTGCGAAGTTAGAAATGGTTGAGAATTTTTTCTATGCGTGGAGTGCAAACCAACTTAGTGCAGCATTAAGAATTATTCCTATTGGTTCAACAAAAGCACAATTAATTCAAAGAGATTTATTAACAATAATTTCAAAAGTTTCTAAAGAAATTATGGACAAAAAAATTGATGACCTCTATTTTGGCAATGTAGGTTTAGCTATGGCCCAACAAAAACATAATGACCTTTATACAAAACTTTTTAGAAATTAA
- the ureE gene encoding urease accessory protein UreE, producing MRMNKQIVVTDWIKEKPQIGSFLKLTLSSDERRILRGKRLTDCDQEIILQLPREGKLNDGDILSTNVSNFFVEIIAKTENLIEISSNSKIELIKTAYHLGNRHVEVEIEENILLTKGDYVIENMLKNFNVDFINTQKKFFPERGAHSHD from the coding sequence ATGAGAATGAATAAACAAATAGTTGTTACTGATTGGATTAAGGAAAAACCTCAAATAGGTTCATTTTTAAAACTTACCCTAAGTTCAGATGAAAGAAGAATCTTACGAGGTAAAAGATTAACTGATTGTGATCAAGAAATAATTTTACAATTACCTAGAGAGGGAAAATTAAATGATGGAGATATTCTTTCAACTAATGTATCCAATTTTTTTGTAGAGATAATTGCCAAAACAGAAAATTTAATTGAAATAAGTTCCAATTCTAAAATTGAACTTATTAAAACTGCTTATCATCTAGGAAATAGGCATGTAGAAGTAGAAATTGAAGAAAATATTCTTCTAACAAAAGGTGATTACGTAATTGAAAATATGCTTAAAAATTTTAATGTTGACTTCATAAATACCCAGAAAAAATTTTTTCCGGAAAGAGGTGCCCACAGTCATGATTAA
- a CDS encoding urease accessory protein UreD codes for MIKTSWEGNCFLNFFNNKASLGNVDKTIFKSKSTSPYKLLKSTHDQEGRCILPVLHTAGGLVGGDLLEFEVKLEKNTKVLLTTSSAQKVYGSVGISKINPKGTFSKQKNLINILDNSHLEYLPQETIIFANGLYEQNFKVSISETSSFLFTDLIRLGRSSSGESIESGIFRSKLEIMRNNDLYDDWEYVDQIELSKGSYVAKSGMDYMPVFGSLIWICEKDFSPSKINNLVAKIKKIFNKTDNNLSIGILENGISVRFLGSSSQEARKCFFCIWKQIRSVSGFCEPKYQGVWPLQDSMNY; via the coding sequence ATGATTAAAACTTCTTGGGAAGGTAATTGTTTCTTAAATTTTTTCAATAATAAAGCAAGTTTAGGAAATGTTGATAAAACAATCTTTAAATCTAAATCAACTTCTCCTTACAAGTTATTAAAGTCTACTCATGATCAGGAGGGCAGATGCATTTTACCTGTTCTTCATACGGCAGGGGGATTGGTTGGAGGTGATTTACTTGAGTTTGAGGTGAAACTTGAAAAAAACACTAAAGTATTGTTAACTACTTCTTCAGCTCAGAAAGTATATGGATCAGTTGGGATTTCTAAAATCAATCCAAAAGGAACTTTTTCAAAGCAAAAAAATCTCATAAATATTCTTGATAATTCTCATTTGGAATATCTCCCCCAAGAAACAATTATCTTTGCAAATGGTTTATATGAGCAAAATTTTAAAGTATCTATTTCAGAAACTTCAAGTTTTTTGTTTACTGATTTAATAAGACTTGGAAGATCTTCTTCCGGAGAATCTATTGAGAGTGGAATTTTTAGGTCTAAATTAGAAATTATGAGAAATAATGATTTATATGATGATTGGGAATATGTTGATCAAATTGAATTATCTAAGGGAAGTTATGTGGCCAAGTCAGGTATGGATTACATGCCTGTTTTTGGATCCTTAATTTGGATTTGCGAAAAAGATTTTTCTCCTTCAAAAATAAATAATCTTGTGGCAAAAATAAAAAAGATTTTCAATAAAACTGATAATAATTTATCTATTGGAATCCTTGAAAATGGAATCTCTGTAAGATTCCTTGGTAGTTCTTCTCAAGAAGCTAGGAAATGTTTTTTTTGTATTTGGAAACAAATTAGGTCTGTTAGTGGATTTTGTGAGCCAAAATATCAAGGTGTATGGCCTTTACAAGATTCTATGAATTATTAA
- a CDS encoding urease subunit gamma: MHLSPQEKDKLLIFSAALLAERRLGRGLKLNYPETIAFLSFQVLEGARDGKSVSQLMSEGTTWLSKSQVMEGIPEMVDEVQIEAVFPDGTKLVTIHNPIN; the protein is encoded by the coding sequence ATGCATCTTTCACCTCAAGAAAAGGATAAATTATTGATTTTTTCTGCTGCCCTCTTAGCTGAAAGAAGACTTGGTCGAGGTCTTAAGCTTAATTATCCTGAAACAATAGCTTTTTTGAGTTTTCAAGTTCTTGAAGGAGCTCGAGATGGAAAAAGTGTAAGTCAATTAATGTCAGAGGGAACTACTTGGCTTTCAAAATCACAAGTTATGGAGGGAATTCCTGAAATGGTTGATGAAGTCCAAATAGAAGCAGTTTTCCCTGATGGGACAAAGTTAGTTACTATTCACAATCCGATTAACTAG
- a CDS encoding urease subunit beta encodes MSNLIPGEIIPAQGEIELNLGKEVKTVKVSNSGDRPVQIGSHYHFFEANKALIFDREITLGMRLDIPAGTAIRFEPGDTTDVKLVPYTGLRIAHGFNSLVNGSLDT; translated from the coding sequence ATGAGTAATTTAATTCCTGGCGAAATAATTCCTGCACAAGGTGAAATCGAATTAAATCTTGGTAAGGAAGTTAAAACAGTAAAAGTTTCTAATTCTGGAGATAGGCCAGTACAAATTGGTTCTCATTATCATTTTTTTGAAGCTAATAAGGCTTTAATTTTTGATCGAGAAATAACACTTGGTATGCGTCTTGACATTCCTGCAGGGACAGCAATTAGATTTGAACCTGGAGATACAACTGATGTCAAATTAGTTCCATATACAGGTTTAAGAATTGCACATGGTTTTAATTCATTGGTTAACGGTTCTTTAGATACTTAA
- the ureC gene encoding urease subunit alpha — MSYKIDRNTYAQTYGPTTGDRVRLADTELFIEVEKDLTTYGDEVKFGGGKVIRDGMGQSQVRRADGAVDTVITNALIVDWWGIVKADVGIKDGMIFEIGKAGNPDIQDNVDIVIGASTEVIAGEGHILTAGSIDTHIHFICPQQIDTAIASGITTMLGGGTGPATGTNATTCTPGSFHISRMLQSAEAFPMNLGFFGKGNSTNECNLIDQVEAGACGLKLHEDWGTTPSTINSCLNVADKFDVQVCIHTDTLNEAGFVEDTINAIAGRTIHTFHTEGAGGGHAPDIIKICGEKNVLPSSTNPTRPYTRNTLEEHLDMLMVCHHLDSKIPEDIAFAESRIRRETIAAEDILHDIGAFSIIASDSQAMGRVGEVITRTFQTAHKMKVQRGPLSQDSDRNDNYRVKRYISKVTINPAIAHGINKYVGSIEKGKIADLVLWKPSFFAVKPELVVKGGSIVWSQMGDANASIPTPGPVHGRPMFASFGQSLIKSSFTFLSKNSIDQNIPNKLGLQKKCIAVENTRSINKLNLKLNNKLPNISVNPQTYEVFSDGELLTCEPLDKVPMAQRYFLL, encoded by the coding sequence ATGTCCTATAAAATTGACAGAAATACTTATGCGCAAACTTATGGACCCACTACCGGAGATAGAGTAAGGCTTGCAGATACAGAACTTTTTATAGAAGTAGAAAAGGATTTAACTACATACGGAGATGAAGTTAAATTCGGTGGAGGTAAAGTTATTCGAGATGGGATGGGACAGTCTCAAGTAAGAAGAGCTGATGGAGCTGTAGATACTGTAATAACTAATGCCTTGATAGTAGATTGGTGGGGAATAGTTAAGGCTGATGTGGGTATAAAAGATGGAATGATTTTTGAAATTGGTAAGGCTGGTAATCCTGATATCCAGGATAATGTTGATATTGTTATTGGTGCATCAACAGAAGTAATAGCTGGAGAAGGCCATATCCTTACTGCAGGTTCAATAGATACGCACATTCACTTTATCTGTCCCCAACAAATTGATACTGCAATAGCCTCGGGAATTACAACCATGTTGGGAGGAGGCACTGGTCCTGCCACTGGAACAAATGCAACTACTTGCACTCCTGGTTCTTTTCATATTTCAAGAATGCTTCAATCTGCAGAAGCATTTCCAATGAATTTAGGTTTTTTTGGAAAAGGAAACTCAACAAACGAGTGCAATCTTATTGATCAAGTTGAAGCTGGTGCATGTGGATTGAAGCTTCATGAGGATTGGGGGACTACTCCCTCTACAATAAATTCTTGTCTTAATGTTGCAGATAAATTTGACGTACAAGTATGTATTCATACTGATACTTTAAATGAGGCAGGCTTTGTTGAAGATACTATCAACGCTATTGCAGGAAGAACTATTCATACTTTTCATACCGAAGGAGCAGGTGGAGGTCATGCTCCAGACATTATTAAAATTTGTGGAGAAAAAAATGTTCTTCCAAGTAGTACTAATCCAACAAGACCCTATACGAGAAACACATTAGAAGAACATCTTGACATGTTAATGGTTTGTCATCATTTAGATTCTAAAATCCCAGAAGATATTGCATTTGCCGAATCAAGGATCAGAAGAGAGACTATTGCAGCTGAGGATATCTTGCATGATATTGGCGCCTTTTCGATTATTGCTAGTGATTCTCAAGCTATGGGAAGAGTTGGTGAAGTTATTACAAGAACTTTTCAAACCGCTCATAAAATGAAAGTCCAAAGGGGGCCGCTATCGCAAGATTCTGATAGAAACGATAATTACAGAGTAAAGAGGTATATTTCTAAAGTCACAATTAATCCTGCAATAGCCCACGGGATCAATAAATATGTTGGCTCTATAGAAAAGGGTAAAATTGCGGATTTGGTATTGTGGAAACCTTCTTTTTTTGCGGTAAAGCCAGAATTAGTTGTTAAAGGAGGATCTATAGTTTGGTCACAAATGGGTGATGCAAATGCTTCAATTCCTACTCCAGGTCCTGTACATGGTCGACCAATGTTTGCAAGTTTTGGACAATCTCTAATTAAGAGCTCTTTTACCTTTTTAAGTAAAAATTCAATTGATCAAAATATTCCAAATAAATTAGGCTTACAAAAGAAATGTATTGCAGTAGAAAATACTAGAAGTATTAATAAATTAAACTTAAAACTTAATAATAAACTACCAAATATTTCAGTTAATCCTCAAACTTATGAAGTTTTTTCTGATGGGGAACTTCTTACTTGTGAACCTCTTGATAAAGTCCCAATGGCTCAAAGGTACTTTTTACTTTAG
- a CDS encoding glycosyl transferase, with protein sequence MDFQQGLITTIHEYGVTRNLLKELNKSLKKRSTSILIPCLYEEFERPALKDIREVLKDLTGLNELVIALSAKTIEQVEAAKSFFDSMPFPVHVQWTNSPSVIELLKSQEKNGLELLGTPGKGWAVWQGIGVATRKSEVVALFDADIRTFSPLYPSRMILPLLDESYGISYVKAFYSRLSLETNQLQGRATRLFVGPLLASLEQLVGKGPFLQYLQSFRYPLAGEFAFTKDLAMNLRIPCDWGLEIGLLSEVYRNVRTSKIAQVDLGLFDHKHKNIGDSSKEGLQKMCTEILSSVLRGLMEHQAETLTSTQLATLEVLYKRVGEDRVKQFGLDSAVNQLPYDRHEEELSVQKFAKLLRPATEDYLACPTTQQLPSWSRVLSCENKLQEDLAIAGSQDIKTTKKELIKNF encoded by the coding sequence ATGGACTTTCAACAAGGGTTAATCACAACAATACATGAATATGGTGTTACAAGAAATTTACTTAAAGAATTAAACAAAAGTCTAAAAAAAAGATCAACTAGCATTTTAATACCTTGCCTATATGAAGAGTTTGAGCGTCCAGCATTAAAAGACATAAGAGAAGTTTTAAAAGACCTTACAGGCTTAAATGAGTTAGTTATTGCTCTCTCTGCAAAAACTATTGAGCAAGTTGAAGCAGCAAAATCATTTTTTGACTCAATGCCATTTCCAGTTCACGTTCAATGGACTAATTCTCCCTCTGTAATAGAACTATTAAAAAGCCAAGAAAAAAATGGCTTAGAACTTTTAGGAACTCCAGGCAAAGGGTGGGCTGTCTGGCAAGGCATAGGCGTTGCGACGAGAAAATCAGAAGTTGTCGCTCTTTTTGACGCTGATATTAGAACTTTTAGTCCTTTGTATCCCTCAAGAATGATACTTCCACTTCTAGATGAATCATATGGAATATCATATGTAAAGGCTTTTTACAGCAGATTATCCTTAGAAACCAATCAATTGCAAGGTAGAGCGACAAGATTATTTGTGGGTCCCTTATTGGCAAGTCTTGAACAATTAGTGGGGAAGGGTCCCTTTTTACAATATCTTCAATCATTTAGATATCCATTAGCTGGTGAGTTTGCTTTCACTAAAGACCTTGCTATGAATTTACGAATTCCTTGTGACTGGGGTTTAGAAATAGGTTTATTATCAGAAGTTTACAGGAACGTAAGAACCTCCAAAATAGCCCAAGTTGACCTAGGTTTGTTTGATCATAAACATAAGAATATTGGTGATTCATCTAAAGAAGGATTGCAAAAAATGTGTACAGAAATACTTTCAAGTGTTTTAAGAGGTCTTATGGAGCATCAAGCAGAGACCTTGACAAGTACTCAACTAGCGACCTTAGAAGTTCTGTACAAACGAGTTGGGGAAGATCGAGTGAAACAATTTGGATTAGATTCAGCAGTTAATCAACTGCCATACGATAGGCATGAAGAAGAATTATCAGTTCAAAAATTTGCCAAACTATTGAGACCTGCTACTGAAGATTACTTAGCTTGCCCTACTACACAGCAGCTACCAAGTTGGTCAAGAGTTCTATCTTGTGAGAACAAACTACAAGAAGATTTGGCAATTGCTGGTTCACAAGATATAAAGACAACAAAAAAAGAATTAATTAAAAACTTCTAA